Proteins encoded within one genomic window of Alosa alosa isolate M-15738 ecotype Scorff River chromosome 24, AALO_Geno_1.1, whole genome shotgun sequence:
- the zbtb4 gene encoding zinc finger and BTB domain-containing protein 4, with amino-acid sequence MKSKKLKGNRMGEESNRADVGQTTKISLRFPLSAGLPVPMAQNHCPIPLSPTSVTGHDTSLAEGMRKMDSLTDKQLPRTPVKHNNLPAAPRSSASFSSSSSLIDLSASVRKDSKSTPPFPAAGPDPHFQRPPAGAAEGCSGDASGGSLPHGTNPEHSTTETAHILFKLSTKAFQGQGARESERRMDHSSKGKQADGKTPRRELNAACPGDPPPSPSPPPLSPPPPPPAPAAPSLPGDASQEILKPELLCGVCHRLFSTASSLTVHMRLHRGSRALSCRHCGKAFIHNKRLQSHEAMCKQALPALPIQPKQEPMDEGEEAGEREAGEEVGVDESAEPGHMTGAGRKKGRGFLGRHRVSFPHEEGLITEDDHFAKIVDGHIIYFCTVCERSYMTLSSLKRHSNVHSWRRKYPCHYCDKVFALAEYRTKHEIWHTGERRYQCIFCWEAFPTYYNLKTHQKAVHGISPSLISSEKTANGGYKQKVNGLKLYRLLPMRSQKRPYKTYSHSMVDGLLPDPLSLDCALPTNLGEGELQALLADAHPTGLKADPDAFPISLSLGQDEVGKLAAAQAGMPVSGTEGNMSELGPAGGNGRSPKPPKGDCSPTTAASSVITYGHSKPSVIVHGTAVSSSVIVHSNQISTGSAQSPPNSSTSPLPSGQPLVRTQRSTKKLAQKEYTDTHRDMGNASEPTDITESKQTGTVKAHHKARKSHSKSDSHSSKPSSHGATSEAKGTGPLCQITVRIGEEAIVKRSISETDLMRDKDLSASKAKKGDASAAEEQRELRHTHHHRHKHRPHRSSSKEEVEGEPRKKTPKTLTKVREYYFRQEVREEDSDQDGEDNLWRPYYSYKPKRKAPHMQKVKSWQRKLHYKRSLRRTLRGERLANHTDNPVEEEEEELEKPEDDGVDEEDQALKTEEEESDIMQQDVVNNGDAPGPLKEDKDTVEEEQSLPTPELPSSDSKPFLETSKPSSTDKQDRSWSVGGTAAECGTCGRWFSSVRKRDKHELTHLMEFVCMLCQASFPSQSKLEEHQKTQHPKPCLKSPPADKHEAMETDASSDQARDITEKDSPTRVGRKPFTRNICSHCNKVCKTATALSRHLRRHELSSPAMAAEAQLSMLSVSPKLADRSQSEPQETNSDHVQATPVINYTTLTTPQEQKQVFAECVKSSSLSQPCEAQVEKQMPEASDVPEAVTIDRSPTVQSPQQSVQSPSQIPQCTKPATPDSLPNSAADGHRFLSSPNLHSVLVLNGAECLDYRTPEKKSLDALDQRIRSPAQRLTERPNSCYSVMPAKPQVKADNALAIHLTTDPSRLANVERESSLDSEKQGKRGPLMLFNNAQEAQDLRVPALSCSPCDSEAQDLTMPTILARERERERERERERERERKWEREREREREREREERERERERERVKHTVGLSNFQMEQQHREQEMTLLVPKEEPVSPAPSPKCSVVQTTTSHPLHRRSKSPRHSPSAADLARAKQEAQQSRRLGRQGLILPTSSAGGSERPSAHALLLPRVSEEKRESTPSSIPGEPQRENRGYPIQDFPLPLIMPGGFRTGKKQEDNFLMSYPAGPLPFASLGKMVAPGDLAKLPFYRDPYPLLCAPQLLAYPYNLATLPMALNMMGASGDKAEPLPFLPALFNYAAATAPYAGIAPHTLMANPSLYGGSSGSGKKRDSANP; translated from the coding sequence ATGAAAAGCAAAAAACTGAAAGGGAATAGGATGGGGGAGGAGAGCAACCGGGCAGATGTCGGACAAACGACAAAAATATCTCTCCGCTTTCCCCTCAGCGCTGGGTTGCCAGTCCCCATGGCACAAAACCACTGCCCCATTCCTCTTTCCCCAACCTCTGTTACGGGGCATGACACAAGCCTGGCAGAGGGCATGAGGAAAATGGATTCCCTCACGGACAAGCAGCTGCCCCGTACGCCAGTAAAACACAACAACTTGCCAGCCGCTCCCCGCTCCTCTgcttctttctcctcctcttcctctctcattgaTCTCTCTGCATCAGTCAGGAAGGACTCTAAATCCACACCACCCTTTCCTGCAGCTGGTCCTGATCCCCATTTTCAGAGGCCCCCCGCTGGAGCAGCGGAGGGCTGTTCAGGGGACGCCTCCGGGGGGAGCCTCCCACATGGCACTAACCCAGAGCACTCAACGACAGAGACAGCACATATCCTTTTCAAACTGAGCACCAAGGCCTTCCAGGGCCAGGGGGCGAGGGAgtcagagaggaggatggaccACAGCTCCAAAGGCAAACAAGCCGATGGAAAGACCCCACGGAGGGAGCTGAATGCTGCCTGCCCGGGTgacccccctccttctccttctccccctcccctcagcccccctcctcctccccctgcacCGGCTGCTCCCTCTCTGCCTGGTGATGCCTCCCAGGAGATCCTGAAGCCGGAGCTTCTGTGCGGGGTGTGCCACCGCCTTTTCAGCACCGCCTCCTCCCTCACCGTCCACATGAGGCTGCATCGCGGCAGCCGAGCCCTCAGCTGCCGCCACTGTGGCAAAGCCTTCATCCATAACAAAAGACTACAGTCCCACGAGGCCATGTGCAAGCAGGCCTTGCCAGCTCTCCCCATCCAGCCCAAACAGGAGCCCATGGAcgagggagaggaggcagggGAGCGGGAGGCAGGAGAAGAGGTGGGAGTGGACGAGTCGGCTGAGCCAGGTCACATGACCGGAGCTGGCCGGAAGAAAGGACGTGGCTTTCTGGGGCGCCACCGAGTCTCATTCCCTCATGAGGAGGGGCTGATCACTGAGGACGATCACTTTGCCAAGATTGTGGACGGTCACATCATATACTTTTGCACTGTGTGTGAGCGCTCCTACATGACCCTGTCCAGCCTCAAGCGGCACTCCAACGTCCACTCCTGGCGCCGGAAGTACCCCTGCCACTACTGCGACAAAGTCTTTGCCCTGGCGGAATACCGCACCAAGCACGAGATCTGGCACACAGGGGAGCGGCGCTACCAGTGCATCTTCTGCTGGGAGGCCTTCCCCACTTACTACAACCTCAAGACCCACCAGAAGGCCGTACACGGCATCAGCCCCAGCCTCATCTCCAGCGAGAAAACAGCAAATGGAGGCTATAAGCAGAAAGTCAACGGCCTCAAGCTGTACCGCCTGCTGCCCATGCGCTCCCAGAAAAGGCCCTACAAGACCTACAGCCACTCGATGGTGGACGGTCTGTTGCCAGATCCCCTGTCTTTGGACTGTGCTCTGCCGACCAACCTGGGTGAAGGTGAACTGCAGGCCCTCCTCGCTGATGCTCACCCAACGGgcctgaaggctgacccagatGCATTCCCCATCAGCTTGAGTCTGGGTCAGGATGAAGTCGGCAAGCTGGCTGCTGCCCAGGCAGGCATGCCAGTGAGCGGAACAGAGGGAAATATGTCCGAACTGGGGCCGGCTGGTGGCAATGGCAGGTCTCCCAAGCCTCCCAAGGGGGACTGCAGTCCGACCACAGCTGCTTCTTCGGTCATCACCTATGGACACAGTAAGCCGTCCGTCATCGTGCATGGCACAGCGGTCTCATCTTCTGTAATTGTTCACAGTAATCAGATCTCAACTGGTAGTGCACAAAGCCCTCCAAACAGCTCCACCTCCCCACTGCCTAGTGGGCAGCCGCTGGTAAGAACTCAGCGGTCAACAAAGAAACTCGCACAAAAGGAgtacacagacacccacaggGATATGGGCAATGCCTCAGAACCCACAGACATCACTGAGAGCAAACAAACAGGGACAGTGAAAGCTCATCACAAGGCGCGCAAGTCGCACAGCAAAAGTGACTCTCACTCAAGTAAGCCATCCAGCCACGGCGCCACGTCCGAAGCTAAGGGCACGGGACCGCTGTGCCAGATCACTGTGCGTATCGGGGAAGAGGCTATTGTCAAACGGAGCATCTCTGAGACAGACCTCATGAGGGATAAAGACCTTTCAGCCAGCAAAGCCAAAAAGGGCGATGCCTCCGCAGCTGAGGAACAGCGGGAGCTGCGGCACACTCATCACCACCGCCACAAACACCGGCCCCATAGGAGCTCCAgtaaggaggaggtggagggggagcCTCGGAAGAAAACCCCCAAGACTCTGACCAAGGTGAGGGAGTATTACTTCCGTCAGGAGGTGCGAGAGGAGGACAGTGATCAGGACGGAGAGGACAACCTCTGGAGACCTTATTACTCCTACAAGCCCAAGCGCAAAGCCCCGCACATGCAGAAGGTGAAAAGCTGGCAGCGCAAGCTACACTACAAGCGATCTCTGAGGCGGACGCTGAGAGGTGAGAGACTCGCAAACCACACAGACAATccagtagaggaggaggaggaggagctggaaaAGCCAGAGGATGATGGGGTGGACGAGGAAGACCAGGCACttaagacagaggaggaggagagcgacATCATGCAACAAGATGTTGTGAACAATGGAGACGCACCTGGTCCTTTGAAAGAGGATAAAGACACTGTAGAGGAAGAACAGAGCCTGCCAACACCCGAGTTGCCTTCCTCCGACTCAAAGCCCTTCCTGGAAACCTCAAAGCCATCATCCACTGACAAACAGGACCGGAGCTGGTCAGTGGGAGGCACGGCAGCAGAGTGTGGCACTTGTGGCCGGTGGTTCTCCAGCGTGAGAAAGCGAGACAAGCACGAGCTGACACATTTGATGGagtttgtgtgcatgctgtgtcaGGCTTCATTTCCCTCCCAGTCCAAGCTGGAGGAGCATCAGAAGACCCAGCACCCCAAACCATGTCTCAAGAGCCCCCCTGCAGACAAGCATGAGGCAATGGAGACAGATGCCAGCAGTGACCAGGCTAGAGACATCACAGAGAAGGATAGTCCAACTCGAGTAGGCAGGAAACCTTTCACCAGGAACATCTGTTCGCATTGCAACAAGGTGTGCAAGACAGCCACAGCACTGAGTCGCCACCTCAGGAGGCATGAGTTAAGCAGCCCAGCCATGGCAGCGGAGGCCCAACTGAGCATGCTCAGTGTGAGCCCAAAACTGGCAGATCGGTCTCAGAGCGAGCCACAAGAGACCAACAGTGACCATGTGCAGGCAACGCCAGTCATTAACTACACTACATTAACTACACCACAAGAGCAGAAGCAGGTGTTCGCTGAATGTGTTAAGTCGTCTAGTCTGAGCCAACCTTGTGAGGCCCAAGTAGAGAAGCAAATGCCAGAGGCCTCTGATGTCCCAGAGGCGGTGACCATCGACAGAAGTCCCACAGTACAAAGCCCGCAGCAGAGTGTACAAAGCCCCTCTCAGATTCCACAATGTACAAAGCCAGCCACCCCAGACAGCCTCCCCAACTCCGCAGCAGATGGCCATAGGTTTTTGTCATCACCCAATCTGCACAGTGTTTTGGTCCTAAATGGAGCAGAGTGTTTAGACTACAGAACACCTGAAAAGAAAAGCCTGGACGCTCTTGATCAGAGGATACGCAGTCCTGCacagagactgacagagaggCCAAATAGTTGCTATTCTGTCATGCCAGCTAAACCCCAGGTAAAAGCTGACAATGCTTTAGCCATACACCTGACAACAGACCCCAGCAGGCTGGCAAATGTAGAGCGTGAGAGCTCCTTAGATTCAGAGAAACAGGGTAAAAGGGGACCTCTTATGCTTTTTAACAATGCACAAGAGGCCCAGGATCTCAGGGTCCCTGCCTTGTCCTGCAGTCCTTGCGACAGCGAAGCACAGGACCTTACCATGCCAACCATCCtggccagggagagagagagggagagagagagggagagagagagggagagagagaggaagtgggagagggaacgggagagagagagggagagggagagagaggagagggaaagggagagagagagggaaagggtgaAACACACTGTTGGGCTGTCCAACTTCCAGATGGAACAACAGCACAGGGAGCAGGAGATGACTCTACTGGTGCCCAAAGAGGAGCCAGTGAGCCCGGCGCCATCTCCAAAATGCTCCGTCGTTCAAACCACTACAAGCCACCCTTTGCATAGGCGTTCAAAGTCACCCCGGCATTCCCCAAGCGCGGCAGATCTGGCTCGGGCGAAACAGGAGGCGCAGCAGTCCCGCCGGCTCGGCCGGCAGGGGCTCATATTGCCAACAAGTTCGGCGGGGGGCAGCGAGCGCCCCTCGGCCCACGCTCTGCTGCTCCCCAGGGTGTCTGAGGAGAAGCGGGAAAGCACTCCCTCCAGCATTCCTGGGGAGCCCCAAAGGGAGAACAGAGGCTACCCCATCCAGGACTTCCCTTTGCCCTTGATTATGCCCGGAGGCTTTCGCACTGGGAAAAAACAAGAGGACAACTTTCTCATGTCTTACCCTGCCGGGCCCCTTCCCTTTGCGTCACTGGGCAAGATGGTTGCTCCAGGAGATTTGGCCAAACTGCCCTTCTACCGCGACCCATACCCTCTACTGTGTGCCCCGCAGCTGCTAGCCTACCCCTACAATCTAGCCACCCTGCCGATGGCCTTGAACATGATGGGGGCATCTGGGGACAAGGCTGAGCCCCTGCCCTTTCTGCCTGCTCTCTTCAACTATGCCGCGGCCACTGCTCCTTACGCGGGCATCGCGCCACATACCTTGATGGCGAACCCCAGCCTCTATGGAggcagcagcggcagcggcaaaaAGAGGGACAGTGCCAACCCATAG